The proteins below come from a single Mytilus edulis chromosome 5, xbMytEdul2.2, whole genome shotgun sequence genomic window:
- the LOC139525375 gene encoding vang-like protein 2-B, with protein sequence MDDRAESVRSGRSDRSERSHRSHGSRHHRHHGGGGNRASSRASDRSGYRDQRENRSVTINTPASENDDPMERVEVQILPQDDNWGDNTTAITGNTSETGFSMDEFRSKFGKESFDDNIGIGCARYIGTALAGILSVIGFLSPVAMVVLPKLLSNWQAGECAPECEGLLISFAFKLLILCIATVALFFRQPKATMPRVFLFRAVVLFLVFILTFAFWLFYGVRILKEKKTAYYDIVKFAVSLVDALLFIHYIAVILLEIRQIQPMYVVKVLRSPDAESKCYNIGALSIQRAAAWILEQYHRDFPVYNPYLENITKRPAKMTSLKFYNVDGNNQPQNQQDRPRAIFASQSSRRRDASHNDRFYDELEYERRVRKRKARLMVAAEEAFTHIKRMQDEQGPAIPMDPHEAAQAVFPSMARALQKFLRITRQQPKYSMDNVLNHLALCINYDMSPKAFVERYMPNGAIIMSEKDCRPVTKWVLVCDQLLSREIEHNLTFQLRQNDVSLLCVVKRLPHFNLTEDVIDPKTNKFVLRLNSETSV encoded by the exons ATGGATGATCGTGCAGAATCTGTGAGATCTGGTCGTAGTGATAGGTCAGAGAGGTCACATCGTAGTCATGGCAGCAGACATCATCGTCATCATGGTGGTGGTGGTAACAGAGCCAGTAGTCGAGCCTCTGACAGAAGTGGTTATAGGGACCAGAGAGAAAATCGTTCTGTTACTATAAATACCCCAGCATCAGAGAATGATGACCCAATGGAGAGGGTAGAAGTCCAGATTCTTCCTCAGGACGACAACTGGGGGGACAACACAACAGCTATTACAG GTAACACCAGTGAGACTGGATTTTCTATGGATGAATTCCGTTCTAAATTTGGAAAAGAAAGTTTTGACGATAACATTGGTATTGGTTGTGCTCGTTACATAGGAACTGCTCTAGCAGGAATCTTAAGTGTCATAGGATTTCTCTCCCCTGTTGCTATGGTTGTGCTACCTAAACTTTTAAGTAACTGGCAGGCAGGAGAGTGTGCCCCTGAATGTGAAGGACTTTTAATCAGCTTTGcatttaaactgttgatattatGTATTGCTACAGTAGCTCTATTCTTCAGGCAGCCCAAAGCAACAATGCCAAGGGTATTCTTGTTTAGAGCAgttgttctatttttagtttttatcTTGACTTTTGCTTTCTGGCTGTTTTATGGAGTcagaattttaaaagaaaagaaaactgcaTATTATGACATTGTAAAGTTTGCCGTATCGTTAGTCGATGCTCTGCTCTTCATTCATTACATAGCAGTCATTTTACTGGAAATCCGACAAATTCAACCTATGTATGTTGTTAAAGTCCTACGATCCCCTGATGCTGAATCTAAATGTTATAACATTGGTGCACTAAGTATTCAGCGAGCAGCGGCATGGATATTGGAGCAATATCATAGAGATTTTCCAGTTTACAATCCATATTTGGAAAACATCACCAAGAGACCCGCTAAGATGACCAGTCTTAAGTTTTACAATGTTGATGGTAACAATCAACCTCAGAATCAACAAGATCGTCCTCGTGCAATATTTGCCTCTCAGTCTTCTAGAAGAAGAGATGCCAGTCATAACGACAGATTTTATGACGAGTTGGAGTACGAGAGACGAGTAAGAAAGAGGAAAGCAAGGTTAATGGTTGCTGCAGAGGAAGCCTTCACTCATATCAAACGTATGCAGGATGAACAAG GTCCTGCTATACCAATGGATCCTCATGAAGCTGCACAAGCAGTCTTTCCTTCAATGGCTAGAGCTCTACAGAAATTTCTACGTATCACACGACAACAACCAAAATATTCAATGGACAATGTTTTAAATCATCTTGCATTATGTATTAACTATGATATGAGCCCGAAAGCTTTTGTAGAGAGATACATGCCTAATGGTGCCATCATAATGAGTGAAAAAGACTGCAGACCTGTTACAAAGTGGGTGCTAGTTTGTGATCAGTTACTCTCTAGAGAGATCGAACATAATCTCACATTTCAGTTACGGCAAAATGATGTTTCTTTACTTTGTGTTGTTAAACGTCTGCCTCATTTTAATTTAACTGAAGATGTGATTGATCCAAAGACCAACAAGTTTGTCCTGAGATTGAATTCTGAAACATCTGTATGA